The following nucleotide sequence is from Solanum dulcamara chromosome 7, daSolDulc1.2, whole genome shotgun sequence.
ACCACGGCATTGTCagtgtatataagttaaattcaCTGCTTAAACTGCATTCATAAGCTCATAAATACTTCATGTTTGATCAACTTTGTAGTCTGGAGGTCCTTACTGGTATGTACTAAAGGGAAGAAAAGATGGAAGGGTATCAATAGCTAATGAGACAATTAACTTACCAGCTCCATCCTTCAATACAAGCCAACTCATTCAGAGCTTTGCCAACAGGGGATTGGGAGTGAAAGATTTGGTTGCTCTTTCTGGTGGACACACACTTGGATTCTCACACTGCTCTTCATTTGAAGGCAGGCTACATAACTTCAGCTCAGTGCACGACACTGACCCGAGCTTGAATGCAGTATTTGCACAGAGCTTAAAGAAGAAATGCCCAAAACCAAACAGTGATCGCAATGCAGGACAATTGTTGGACCCAACTTCATCAGTATTCGACAACAACTATTACAAGCAAATTATTTCAGGCAAAGGTGTTTTTGCATCAGACCAGAGTTTGTTGAATGACTACAGAACTGGATTGATTGTTAAAGCATTTGCCAATGACCAAACTCTGTTCTTCAAGGAATTTGCTGCTTCAATGATCAAGCTTGGAAATGTTGGTGTCCTTGAAAACGGAGAAGTTAGACTCAACTGCAGAGCTATGAACTGAGAAATGAGTGTGTTTTTGTATACCATTGTTTGTTCTTTTTGCTGGTTAATAATTCTCTGTATACTGAGGCTTAATGAAATACTAATATGAAATATCTATGCACCTTGTATTATTGCCTTGTAAGGTGAAAAGGTAGCAGAGGAAGAATAATATCATCGGATTGTTGCAGGGTGGAAGTCTCCAGATATGAATGTATTCCACCTACAGTTATTAGTTTCTTCTCAAGTATCTCAATAGATTACAATAAAGACATTGATTGTGCTCTATGACTACAACAACAACGTACCTAGTATAATCCCATAAGAGGGCCAAGGGTACGCAAACCTTTCTCCTActtgggaggtagagaggttgtttccaatagaCTCTCGGCTCAAGTAAGAGCATTTCAAAGCAGTTcgattgagaaaaaaaatggtGCTGTATGATTAACAGTGCCAAATATATAAGAAGCAACCAACTCAACTCCCTccaaacaataaaaatataaaggcAAAAAATATCAGACATCCCGGATACCTTTGCCTGTGAATATTAATGAAGGTAATCCTATCACCAGTCCATACTCGTGAAAGATTCAATGCTTTTTCATGTGTGATACAGAAGTATAACTTAAATTCTTCACAGGGAGATGCCAGAAGCAACAAGATTTATGGCAGAATACAGCAGTCATTCGACTTAAAAAAGAAGTTACAAATAGATGTAGGTGGATTACAAGAAGTCGGAGAGATTTTGTGCTCATTAAACTCAAGGGGAGGTTTAGAAAACATAGATGATTCATTTAGGCTTGGTATTTGTTCAAGAAAATACAACATCAGATCGTAATATATATTTGATACCCTTAGTGACATTCCGAGCTTCATGCAACATACATTTATCCCCGTGAATGTGAACAAGAGCCATTCCTTCAGTTGGAGGTACCTATACAATGTTAAGTATAGATAGCATAAGAAAATCAGATATTTACTCAAGAAAAGCATGTCATTATTCTCTAATCAATGTCAGATTATGCAGTTTACGATAGGATATATAGCATAACAAATCATGATTGATTGCTTGGCTTCTGCGGAGGGAAttgaaatatgaagaaaaacatttaaaataagTAATACATGTCTACACATGTGAAGGGAAATCGGGAATGGGAACATCAAAGAAAGAGTTGGAGTGGCATTTCTGAAAAGGGAGGAATGGTACCTCAGCAACCAAAGCGTTTCTTGGACCATAAAAGACAGTTTCCCCTCCAACAAGGATCTCAGACAATGAATCCTGAGAATCTTTATCAACTTTGGTTTTAGATTTGGTACCGCCACTTAAATATATTAACAAAGTGTAGTGTGTGCGCTTCCCTTCCCCAATGTCTACA
It contains:
- the LOC129896105 gene encoding peroxidase 66; protein product: MAPFSTTLFLVLLTVPLCSATLGVQYYDQTCPHAEDIIYQTIRNASFYDPKVPARILRMFFHDCFIRGCDASVLLDSTPENKAEKDGPPNLSLGAFYVIDDVKTNLEKACPTTVSCADIVAIAARDVVAMSGGPYWYVLKGRKDGRVSIANETINLPAPSFNTSQLIQSFANRGLGVKDLVALSGGHTLGFSHCSSFEGRLHNFSSVHDTDPSLNAVFAQSLKKKCPKPNSDRNAGQLLDPTSSVFDNNYYKQIISGKGVFASDQSLLNDYRTGLIVKAFANDQTLFFKEFAASMIKLGNVGVLENGEVRLNCRAMN